A region of the Dasypus novemcinctus isolate mDasNov1 chromosome X, mDasNov1.1.hap2, whole genome shotgun sequence genome:
AGAAGCTAGAAAGGGCAAGGAAATAGATTTTCCCTTGCAGTCCTCAGAAGGAACCaactctgccaacaccttgattttagcttaATGTggctgatttcagacttctgacctccagaactataagacaataaatttgtattattttgaacCACGAAATTTGTGGTAATTCGTTAGTGataataggaaactaatacagtttCACACTTTGATGTTGATAAATCATGTATTCTCGGGCAATTCATTTCATTTGccactcctttttttttgttttaagtaaGATTGAAATTAACAGCGCCTATAGTACAGATCTTGTATAACTTTCATAAGGAAACTTGTAAAATTGtacctgaaaaaaatgttttgggCTACTCAAATGAATGTTCTCATTTTGAAAAACAGAAGGCCAACCAAATGTGGAACAATTAATTATTATACCCCACATCAGCTAGAAACATGAGAAAAATTTCAGTTACTTCATTGAtataaaattttcatgttttattttgatCTGAAGGAGATCACCAGAGCCATGGCTAAAGCAATCAATCCCagttaaaatttccattttatttttctacttaaaaacaaaatattatctTGTACATATTTCCCACCACCATATGCCCTTACTCCACTGGGTCTATTTTAGAAGAGAGCCTGTGTTACTAGTTGTAGAACCCTTGGGGCTTGATCTTTGTGAAGTATGTGCAAAAATTCTTGAGCAAACTATCAGATGGAACTATTTACAGCTTCCTCGCCTAAAGGAAAccagttgtctttttttaaatttaaaaatgaattctctGTTACTTGTTTTCTTGATAATTGTTAAAGTCAcagttatttcattttgtttttaagctttAAATAATAACCTTTTACTTACAAATACACTTTGATTAATgaaatgttgtttttatttgttgttgtatTTTCCAATTCTTGTAAACTGTATATGCTGCTAAATAGCCTAAACCCAAAGGGGCTGAATACAATGAATGCTGAACTAATGCTTGGAGTTTTAACCCATATTATAAcataattcattcatttcttgGATTTCAACCCTCTAGCAATTTACGCAGATTGTCACAAAATTAAACTATGACCATTTTGCTTCCTGCTCTTTCATTTTTCACATATTGCAGAAGTTTTAGGTTCCAGGGCTCTAGAAAATATGATCACAGTGATTATACATAAATAGTCTAGGCCTTTCCTAGTGGTGATTGATATTAATGTGTTCACATAGAGGAAAAGTTCAATTTAACCCATgttgttctagtttgctaaagctcCTCTAGGAGatgccataaaatgggttggcttttagcagtgggaatttattagtttacaagcttacagttcagaggctgagaaaaatatctaaatcaaggcatcatcaggcgatgctttctccctgaagacctgCTGCCCGTGACCCTGCACTCCTTTAtaacatggcaaggcacatagcaaTGTCtgatggtctctcccttctttcaggTTTTCTTgctctcagcttcttgcttccatggcacTCTCTCGCTCTCCTGCTTACATTCTCTAATACAGGACTCTAGTAAGataattaagacccaccctggcccataccttaattgaagtaacctaatcaaaaggcccaaTTTAtgataggtttacacccacagaaatagattagctttaagaacatgtttttctggggttcatataactttaatttttttttgttctttttaaagatttttatttttttaattttttatttatttctctccccactgcccccctccattgtctgctctctgtctattcactgtatgttcttctgtgtctgcttgcattcttaccAGTGTcactgggattctgtgtctctttttattgcgtcatcttgtggcgTCAGCTCTcgatgtgtgtggcgccactcctggaaaGACTGCTTTtttctgtgtggggcagctctccttacagggtacactccttgtgagtggggcttccctctgcaggggacacccctgcttggtagggcactccttgtgtgcttgtgcatcagcactgcacatgggccagctcatcacactggtcaggaggccctggatttgaaccctggacttcccatgtggtaggcaggcactctacAGTTGAGCCGACTCCGCTTCCCCATATAACTTTAAACCTTCACACATGGTATATACAGCTAACCGATGTTACCTTGGTCATATGTTTCAGGTGTATATGTCTAAGTTTCATTTCTCAACAAAGTGTAATTAAGGGCCCCTTACCATAGATACCTTACACCTGTGACACATTAGCTACAGCTTTTAAATTGCATACAGAATTTAAAGGTTTTGTGATTAGTTATTACAAATTCTGGGATTCTTGAGTGACTGTAGTGGAAAGACAGTCTTCTTTTGAAAAGAACATAGTTAATTGGGTAACTCTGTTGAGGAAGTCTGTGATCCATATTCATGACTGCTGTCTGGAATTCATTTCCAAAGGCTATAGAGCATGTGCCTTTGATTGAATGatatgtggtgtagcagtttgatatggtttatgaattgcaaaaatagatactggattatgtttgcagactggtctgtatctgggcatgattaaattatgattagggctttgactgggccacatcagtaggatgttgtgtCCCCAAACCCCtggcaggtggggactcacagctaaaactacacagcagagcagaggatttgttggagatttgatgttgcagttttgaatttggagttttgatgctggtgtTTTGATGCTGGCATTTTGAGCtcgagcctgggaagtaagcacacagaggagcagagcagccgaGCCCGGAAAGAATcaagcctcagggagagagacagagccagtcatctgatagtctacagctggctttgtggagagaggcaaagcctagagagcctcatagtctacagctgaccttctggagaaaacagaggtgctgagcctggagagaaataagccctgggaacagaggaacccaggaagactgaaccctgacagatgttggcagctatcttgctccaacaagtggcagTAGATTttgtagactttggtgagggaagtaacttacactttatgtcctagtaactgtaagcttctacctcaaataaataccctttataaaactgcggcggcttgcttggtcggtagaggtggggtctggctgcggatgaggggtcggtccagctctggacgaggggtcggtcccacttgggatgaggggtcggtcccacttgggacgaggggtcggtccggcagcagacgagggattggtctcataaggggttgtgcggttcagctgacggggtcgcccggcgaagccggcgacgaaggggtcgcccagagaagctggcgacgaagtggtcgcccggagaagcaggcgacgaaggggtcgcccggagaagcaggtgacgaactggggacaagggaggccaggcccttatcgggggctctcaggaccggagggcgcacggcagaagaactaccgcggagacaaggtaaacacgcaagtccactttattgagggagaggcaacagttttataggggctggggaaggctgattggtcgaaacCACGccttgttctgattggttgccggcgaaaggtcagtgggcggtactggactggtgaggggtggtggttagggattggctgtcactgttgctgggggaatgggcagggtttagggattggtggctgctgttgctggggtggagggcagacttgagtttcccacccacgcctggctgttgctgctgtcgggggaggggaaaagggcagactggaattttccgcccacgcctggctgttgctgctgtcgggggaggggaaaagggcagactggaattttccgccctgcgcctgtgcagggagcaggaagaagaagggtgccaccccacaaggcatcgggtggcaccatctgggaggaggggcggccgcagaagcatggctgccgagaaggggagacccgagggcactctgcgcccatgccgagcttccttcaggggtggcggtgggcccgaccaaccacccttttatgggggcagcggaattaggcctaccctggccgctcccctcgccaggccagcaaaccacacttcagcccaaggggtgaccgcatttcccccttcttttcaaataagggccaggatggcagcagcaacaagtagctgaggcccaagaggcagtaagcaatgagggaagcggggctgaagagggaggtgagtatgacggggatacaaatgtacaatttggggggcggtatcttgccgttgcaagcaagggtggccaatgtccaattctcgttgatctcggtggctataaggtctatctattgttaaaagtcccgaatgacagcgcgttacaggtagttgatctcttcttggcggcaaaaagtggtagaggcagactgtgtgatggtctggaggatcgcagctgtgaggacaagtcgcgtcagggcaccagtgacggtggtggcggcagcgtcgggagtggtggagacgtaggcgaggacaacaagaaggccaaagtctccacgggcgtgagagaggccgatgttaacggggcgggccgacatggggcggcccaatctgcaacgcaatgggggttcaagcaaaaaaaggaggggggcgggggatgaga
Encoded here:
- the SH3BGRL gene encoding adapter SH3BGRL isoform X1 translates to MGGGGALASSLSTFPHPPLPTSVQLLARFQLLLLQLLHNRVQDPNNRRNCSQDGDPCVYCVFFWFYCGPGWQQQQVAEAQEAVSNEGSGAEEGGEYDGDTNVQFGGRYLAVASKGGQCPILVDLGGYKVYLLLKVPNDSALQVVDLFLAAKSGRGRLCDGLEDRSCEDKSRQGTSDGGGGSVGSGGDVGEDNKKAKVSTGVREADVNGAGRHGAAQSATQWGFKQKKEGGGG